The proteins below come from a single Esox lucius isolate fEsoLuc1 chromosome 7, fEsoLuc1.pri, whole genome shotgun sequence genomic window:
- the si:dkey-71d15.2 gene encoding SH3 domain-containing kinase-binding protein 1 isoform X2, with protein MYHCVLFSDGPCGQPLHYLVLNLALTKPLLITLTYSPCCWVAMEARVNGVKLPPMELVCDKNTCQTSSALTADIEDFDAIVSVTESLNQLAAHVADERFQSNIFLLERPNTELNEAQEGEKENAELDLSSVISLIRTHSAPTTTPVLPVVERKSQCSPGSTGPSASALPPGATASVSSHPFSTLLPGALSAVLRATLPPHRTSDPKPRKEGAVQGPVSLEQLRTELLDLRDEVEMMKSQHNKEIQQLMNELDEEKRIRLSLQMEIAQMKKQMSKSQKHLSK; from the exons ATGTACCATTGTGTCCTCTTCAGTGACGGTCCGTGTGGACAACCCCTTCACTATCTGGTGCTAAACTTAGCCCTGACAAAACCTCTTCTCATCACACTAACTTACTCTCCATGTTGTTGGGTTGCAATGGAAGCAAGGGTGAATGGTGTAAAGTTACCACCAATGGAGTTGGTTTGTGATAAGAACACTTGCCAAACAAG CTCTGCTCTCACTGCGG ACATTGAAGATTTTGATGCCATCGTTTCGGTCACAGAGTCACTGAACCAACTGGCAGCGCATGTGGCAGatgaaagatttcagtcaaataTTTTCTTACTAGAGAGA CCCAACACTGAATTAAATGAAGCACAAGAGGGTGAGAAAGAAAATGCAGAACTGGACCTCTCCTCAGTCATATCACTGATCAGAACTCATTCAGCACCAACAACGACCCCAGTGCTTCCT GTGGTTGAAAGAAAGTCCCAGTGCAGTCCAGGGTCCACTGGACCCTCTGCTTCTGCATTACCCCCTGGTGCCACTGCCAGTGTTTCTTCTCACCCCTTCTCCACCCTCCTCCCCGGGGCTCTATCGGCTGTCTTGCGTGCAACCCTGCCCCCTCACCGCACATCTGACCCCAAACCCAGGAAGGAGGGGGCTGTCCAGGGCCCGGTGTCTCTGGAACAGCTGCGGACAGAGCTTCTTGACTTGAGGGACGAGGTCGAAATGATGAAGAGCCAGCACAA cAAAGAGATTCAACAACTTATGAATGAGCTGGATGAGGAGAAAAGGATTCGCTTGTCATTACAG
- the si:dkey-71d15.2 gene encoding SH3 domain-containing kinase-binding protein 1 isoform X1 produces MYHCVLFSDGPCGQPLHYLVLNLALTKPLLITLTYSPCCWVAMEARVNGVKLPPMELVCDKNTCQTSSALTADIEDFDAIVSVTESLNQLAAHVADERFQSNIFLLERATQPNTELNEAQEGEKENAELDLSSVISLIRTHSAPTTTPVLPVVERKSQCSPGSTGPSASALPPGATASVSSHPFSTLLPGALSAVLRATLPPHRTSDPKPRKEGAVQGPVSLEQLRTELLDLRDEVEMMKSQHNKEIQQLMNELDEEKRIRLSLQMEIAQMKKQMSKSQKHLSK; encoded by the exons ATGTACCATTGTGTCCTCTTCAGTGACGGTCCGTGTGGACAACCCCTTCACTATCTGGTGCTAAACTTAGCCCTGACAAAACCTCTTCTCATCACACTAACTTACTCTCCATGTTGTTGGGTTGCAATGGAAGCAAGGGTGAATGGTGTAAAGTTACCACCAATGGAGTTGGTTTGTGATAAGAACACTTGCCAAACAAG CTCTGCTCTCACTGCGG ACATTGAAGATTTTGATGCCATCGTTTCGGTCACAGAGTCACTGAACCAACTGGCAGCGCATGTGGCAGatgaaagatttcagtcaaataTTTTCTTACTAGAGAGA GCTACACAGCCCAACACTGAATTAAATGAAGCACAAGAGGGTGAGAAAGAAAATGCAGAACTGGACCTCTCCTCAGTCATATCACTGATCAGAACTCATTCAGCACCAACAACGACCCCAGTGCTTCCT GTGGTTGAAAGAAAGTCCCAGTGCAGTCCAGGGTCCACTGGACCCTCTGCTTCTGCATTACCCCCTGGTGCCACTGCCAGTGTTTCTTCTCACCCCTTCTCCACCCTCCTCCCCGGGGCTCTATCGGCTGTCTTGCGTGCAACCCTGCCCCCTCACCGCACATCTGACCCCAAACCCAGGAAGGAGGGGGCTGTCCAGGGCCCGGTGTCTCTGGAACAGCTGCGGACAGAGCTTCTTGACTTGAGGGACGAGGTCGAAATGATGAAGAGCCAGCACAA cAAAGAGATTCAACAACTTATGAATGAGCTGGATGAGGAGAAAAGGATTCGCTTGTCATTACAG
- the si:dkey-71d15.2 gene encoding SH3 domain-containing kinase-binding protein 1 isoform X3: MGNYSSALTADIEDFDAIVSVTESLNQLAAHVADERFQSNIFLLERATQPNTELNEAQEGEKENAELDLSSVISLIRTHSAPTTTPVLPVVERKSQCSPGSTGPSASALPPGATASVSSHPFSTLLPGALSAVLRATLPPHRTSDPKPRKEGAVQGPVSLEQLRTELLDLRDEVEMMKSQHNKEIQQLMNELDEEKRIRLSLQMEIAQMKKQMSKSQKHLSK; encoded by the exons ATGGGCAACTACAGCTCTGCTCTCACTGCGG ACATTGAAGATTTTGATGCCATCGTTTCGGTCACAGAGTCACTGAACCAACTGGCAGCGCATGTGGCAGatgaaagatttcagtcaaataTTTTCTTACTAGAGAGA GCTACACAGCCCAACACTGAATTAAATGAAGCACAAGAGGGTGAGAAAGAAAATGCAGAACTGGACCTCTCCTCAGTCATATCACTGATCAGAACTCATTCAGCACCAACAACGACCCCAGTGCTTCCT GTGGTTGAAAGAAAGTCCCAGTGCAGTCCAGGGTCCACTGGACCCTCTGCTTCTGCATTACCCCCTGGTGCCACTGCCAGTGTTTCTTCTCACCCCTTCTCCACCCTCCTCCCCGGGGCTCTATCGGCTGTCTTGCGTGCAACCCTGCCCCCTCACCGCACATCTGACCCCAAACCCAGGAAGGAGGGGGCTGTCCAGGGCCCGGTGTCTCTGGAACAGCTGCGGACAGAGCTTCTTGACTTGAGGGACGAGGTCGAAATGATGAAGAGCCAGCACAA cAAAGAGATTCAACAACTTATGAATGAGCTGGATGAGGAGAAAAGGATTCGCTTGTCATTACAG